GCTCGCGCTGGCCGGGGCCGGCCTGTGGCTGGCCGCGTGCTCATCGCTCACCTCATCCGCTGCCTCCACCTCGCTCAGCGACCGGCTGGTCGCGCCCGGCGGCGTTTCCACGCTGCTCGATACCGCGCGCATCGCCGAAGCGGTGGAGGCGGTCCCCAACCGCCATGGGTTCGTGACCGGCCGCGCCGGCGTGCCGCTGTTCTGGCGCGCCTTCGATCCGGGCCGCTACGGGCTGCGCTATCACTACCTGGCGCAGCAGCATGACAACGGCGAGCCCCTGAGCACCGGGCTGCAGCTGGCCCTGCCGCAGCCGTTCCAGCCGCAGGCGCCGCGTGGCACCGTGGTGCTGCTGCACGGCTGGATGATGAACGGCGATTCGATGCTGCCGTGGTCGCTGCAGTTGGCCGAATCCGGCTACCGGGTGGTGACCATCGACCTGCGCAACCATGGCCATTCCGGTGCCGGTCCGTCGGGCTACGGCACGTTCGAATCCGATGACGTGATCGATGTGATCGACGCGCTGCAGCGCCGCGGGGAAGTGGTCGGACCGCTGTACCTGTTCGGCGTGTCCTACGGCGCGGCAACCGCGCTGTTCACCGCCGACAAGCTCGGCGATCGGGTCACCGGTGTGGTGGCGATGGAATCGTTCGCCAACGCCGGCGAGGCGATCCGCAGCATGATTCCGCATCTGATGTCGCTGCAGCCCACCGCGTGGAAGGCGCAGGCGATGGCCGCCTACGGTCGCTGGCGCTATGGCGGGCAGGACATCAACGCGGTGATCGCTGCCGCCAGCCAGCGTCTGGACCTGGATCTGGACACGGTGGACGTGACCCGTGCGCTGGCCGATACGCGCGCCTGCGTGCTGCTGCTGCACGGCCAGGATGACGCACACGTGCGGGTGGACCAGGGGCGTGCGCTGGCCGCCGCCAGCCCGCGCGTGCATTACATCGAGATGCGTGGCGAAGACCACATCACCCTGCCACTTCGGCTGGACCTGCTCGGCGGCGTGGTCGATGACTGGCTGGCGCATGACGAGCATGCCGGTGGCAGCTGCCCGGCGCCGGAGATCCCGCGCGAAGCGGACCGGATGGCCATGTCGGCGGTACGTGCCGGCGACCCGATCCGGTCATGAACGCACACACGAAAAAGGCAGCCCGTGGCTGCCCTTTTTCGTCTTCGATGCAATGGTGCGCCCGGAGAGATTCGAACTCCCGACCGCCTGGTTCGTAGCCAGGTACTCTATCCAACTGAGCTACGGGCGCGCTTGCATTATCTGGTTGTTGCCGCGATGTAATGGTGCGCCCGGAGAGATTCGAACTCCCGACCGCCTGGTTCGTAGCCAGGTACTCTATCCAACTGAGCTACGGGCGCATTTACATCACGTTGTGGTGTTGCTGCCGGCAGAGGCGAAAACTGCCAGCCTGTTGATGGTGCGCCCGGAGAGATTCGAACTCCCGACCGCCTGGTTCGTAGCCAGGTACTCTATCCAACTGAGCTACGGGCGCGTCAACAGGAGCGGAATTATGCGGATCGACGCCGCATCCGTCAACGCTTTTGTGAAGGACTTCATTCAAATGAATGAAAAAGCGCCTTCACCACGGCCTCCGGCGACTTCATCCATGCGAAGTGATCTGCCCGGGTTCCCAGTGCGCCTGCGGGCAGGACCGACAATGTGGAAACGACCTGGGGCAGCTTCACCAGCAGCCCCTGCATCGAGCCTGGCGGAGCGAGCCAGTCGTCGGCCATCACCACCGCGCTGGCCTGGCCGCGCAGTCGCCGCATGCCGCCCTCCAGGTCCGCGTGGATGCCGGTGCCGGCGTAGTGGTTGTTCAGGCCCACGCGTGCCCAGTCGCGAATCAGGCCACGCGCCTCGGTGCCCCCGAAGCCGAGCCGGCGCCCGTGCAGGACGCCTTGGCGCTGCGCCAGCCACGGCAGGAACCGGTACACCAGCGGCAGGGCCCAGCAGCGCGGGGCGGGGAACGTTCGCCAGAACGGGGTGCCGGTGGCCACCAGCCAGAACCGGGCGAACAGGTCCGGGTGCTGCCCGGCGAACACGCAGGCCAGCTGCCCGCCCAGGCTGTGCCCGCCGATGATCAGCGGCACGTTGCCGTGCAGGCGCACCGCCGCCAGGCTGGCTGGCAGGTCCTGCTCGAGGATTTCCCGATAGCCCCAATCCTGCGTGCGCGACGGGCGCAGGCTGCTGCTGCCGTTGCCGCGCCACTCGTGCAGGAACACGCTGATGCCGCATGCCGCCAGTGCATCGGCGAACGCCTGGTAATTGCGCGCCGACACGCCCAGCGCCGGCAGCCACAGCAGCTGCGCGCGCGGCTGCGCGGGCACGCGCCCGATCAGTTCGAAGCGATGGCCATCGTCGCTCTGGACCGGTACCGCCAGCGCGCGCGTCATGCCGGGCGCGCCGCGCCAAAGTGATCCAGCACCAGCACTTCGCTGCGGCCGGGCGTGTAGCCGCCCTGCAGGCCGCGCGCGACGTAGTCGATGGCGGCTTCGCAGGCGTTGGGCAGCGACAACCCGCAGCACAGCTGCGCGGCGATCGCCGATGCCAGCGTGCAGCCGGTGCCATGCGCGTCCACCGGCAGGCGGGCGTGGCTGAACTCCTCGCGGGTGACACCATCGAAGTAGCGATCGATCACGCGCGCGCCTTCGGCCATGTGGCCACCCTTGAGCAATACCGCACCGGCGCCGAGGTCGAGCAGTGCGATGGCGGCATCCTCTGCGTCATCGGCGCTGACGATGCGACGGCCGAGCAGCAGTTCGGCTTCCGGGGTGTTCGGGGTAAGCAGCGTGGCCAGCGGCAGCAGCCGCGTGCGCAGCGCGTCCAGGGCGCTGTCTTCGAGCAGGCGCGCGCCACTGGTGGCCACCATCACCGGATCCAGCACCACGTGGGTGGGGCGATGCTTCTCCAGCGCATCAGCGACCAGCCCGATCACCTCGGCGTTGGCCAGCATGCCCAGCTTGACCGCATGGATGTCGAAGTCGGTAAAGCAGGCGTCGATCTGCGCCTGCAGGAAATCCAGGGGCGGCACGTGCACTGCGGTCACGCCGCGGGTGTTCTGTGCGGTGAGCGCGGCAATTGCCGACAGCCCGTGCACGCGGTGCGCGGCAAAGGCTTTCAGGTCGGCCTGGATGCCGGCACCACCGCCGGAATCGGAACCGGCGATGGTGAGGACGGACACGGGGGTGGAAGGGCTCATTTCGCGATTGTGCCATGCCGCCCCGGACGTGGCGGCAGCCACGCAGGGCGTGGCGCTACCCGCCGAAGCCGCCGTTGAACTGCAGCTCGGAGAACTCGCCATTGGTCGGATCGAACAGCGCGCCCCAGAACTGGTTGCCACCATCGCACACGCGGATCGCTTCGCGGGCGGGGTCCATGTCGCCGTGGTCGGGCAGGTGGAAGGCGTTGAGGTAGATCAGCTTGCGTCCTTCCACTTCGATGCCGACATATTGGCGGTCGAAATCGGTGACGTTGGGTACCTGCGCTTCCAGTGTGGGCAACCGGCTTTCCAGCTGTTCGATCTGCTGGCGGCTGGGTGCCCAGTAGCCGGTCACCCGCCCCGGCGTCTGGCCGGGGCTGGGACGCGAGCAGGTATCCAGGACCTGGGCAACCACCAGCGGGCGGGTGACCACCCACGACTGGCCGGTCTTGACCGCCGTCGGCACGGTGGCCCCGGGGCGGGTGTTGGCAGGCGTGCAGGCAGCTGCAACGGCCGCCAGCGCCAGTGGCAGCAACGCACGGGACAGGGAACGGTTCACAGCACCTCCGAAGCGTAATCGGCCAGGCGCGAACGCTCGCCACGGCGCAGCGTGATGTGCGCGCTGTGCGGCCAGTTCTTGAAGCGGTCCACCGCGTAGGTCAGGCCCGAGGTGGTTTCGGTCAGGTAGGGCGTGTCGATCTGTTCGACGTTGCCCAGGCAGACGATCTTGGTGCCGGGGCCGGCACGGGTGATCAGCGTCTTCATCTGCTTGGGGGTGAGGTTCTGCGCCTCGTCCAGGATCAGGTAACGCGACAGGAAGGTGCGGCCGCGCATGAAGTTCAACGAGCGGATCTTGATCCGGCTGGCGATCAGGTCGTTGGTCGCTGCGCGGCCCCAGGCGCCGCCTTCCTGGGTGTGGGTGAGCACTTCCAGGTTGTCGGTGAGTGCGCCCATCCACGGGGTCATCTTTTCCTCCTCGGTGCCGGGCAGGAAGCCGATGTCCTCGCCCACGCTGACCGTGGCGCGGGTCATGATGATTTCGCGGTAGCGCTGCTGGTCCATGGTCTGGGCAAGGCCGGCGGCCAGCGCGAGCAGGGTCTTGCCGGTACCGGCGGTACCGAGCAGGGTGACGAAGTCGATCTCCGGGTCCATCAGCGCGTTGAGCGCGAAATTCTGCTCGCGGTTGCGTGCGCTGATGCCCCATACCGCATGGCTGCCATGCCGGAAATCGTTGACCAGCGACAGGATCACCTTGCCGCTGCCATCGACCTTGGCCACCCGCAGTTCGACTTCATCGTCGCCCGGCAGGTAGGCGTACTGGTTGGGATGCCAGTCTTCGTCATCCTTGGCCAGGATTTCGTAACTGGTGCGGCCCTTGTCGCTCCAGCTGCGCAGGTCGTCGGTGTGCTTCTTCCAGAAGTCTTCCGGCAGCTCGGTGGCGCCGGTGTAGAGCAGGCTGAAATCGTCCAGCGCGCGATCATTCTCGTAGTCTTCCGACACGATCCCGGCGATGGCCGCCTTGATCCGCAGGTTGATGTCCTTGGAGACGAACACCACCGGAATCTCCGGCACCTGTTCCTTCAAGGCGAGGATCGCGCCGAGGATGGCGTTGTCCGGGATGACCGCGCCGAAGCTCTTGCCGGCATCGAAATGGCTGGTCTGGAAGCGCAGCAGGCCCACGCTCTGCTTGCCGCGCAGCTGCAACCCGTTCGGGCGCTGCAGCGGAATGCCGTCGGCCAGGTTGTCCAGGCCCGAGGCCTGCACCAGCTCGTTGAGGAAGCGGCTCACCTGCCGGGCGTTGCGGCTCGCTTCGGACGTGCCCTTCTTGCCGTTGTCCAGCTCTTCGATCACCTGCATCGGCAGGTAGACATCATGCTCCTCGAACTTGAACAGCGCGGTTGGATCGTGCATGAGCACGTTGGTATCCAGAACGTAGATGCGCTTGCCTCGGGTCATCGTCATTTCCTGGTGGCAGAACAGGGACAAGCCATCACGACCTGCGGGGCAGGGTGATGGCCATTGTGGGGTACAGGTGGATCACTGGGCTTTCGCGGCCTTCAGGGCTTCAAGGACGGATTCGGCGTGGCCGGCCACTTTCACCTTGCGCCACGACTGCACGATACGACTGTCGGGAGAAATGAGGAAGGTGCTGCGTTCGATGCCCCGCACCTGCTTGCCGTACATGTTCTTCAGCTTGATCACATCAAACGCGCTGCACAGCGCTTCGTCGCCATCGCTGACCAGCGGGAAGGCAAAGCCCTGCTTGGCGCAGAAGTTGTCGTGGGATTTGACCGAGTCGCGGGAGACGCCGAACACCCGGGCGCCGGCACGCTTGAACGCCGGCAGCAGGGCGTTGAAGTCGATGCCCTCGGTGGTGCAGCCCGGGGTGCTGTCCTTGGGGTAGAAGTACAGCACCAGCCACTGGCCGGCGAGATCGCCGAGGGTGGTGTGGTCGCCGCCGGACAGGGCCAGCGGGAGGGCGAGGGTGGTGCTGTTCAGGGTATCGCCGTTGTTCATGAGGTCCTTGCTGCGGAGCCTGAGTGACGCGTCTTACAACTGCATGAAACACCGCGCGTTGGTGATGAACGCGCGAAGCCGTCAGAACTTCATCGGATCCATGATCGCGTCCAGGTTGAGGTGGTCGCAGAATTCGAGGAAATCGTCGCGCAGGGCGGCGATGTGCATGTTGGCGGGCACGCCGATGGTGACCTGCGCCGAGAACATTTCCGCGCCGGTCTGCATGGCCCGGTAGCGGGTGCTCTGCAGGTTTTCGATGGTGATGCCCTGGCGGTCGAAGAAATCGGCCAGCTGGAACAGGATGCCGGGCTTGTCGGCGGCGATCACTTCCACGATGTAGGGCAGCAGGTTGGACTGTGCCTGCTTGGCACCGGTGCGGTACCACACCAGCTTCAGGCCTTCCTCGCGCTCGAGCCGGGTCAGCATGGCTTCCAGCTTGGCCACCGAGTCCCAGGAGCCGGTGGCCAGGGCGGTGACGGAGACATCGCGGCCCACGGTGGCAAGGCGGGCATCGACCAGGTTGCAGCCGCTGTCGGCGATGCGCCGGGTGACGGGCAGCAGGGGGGACTCCGGATGCGTCGTGTAGGCGTTGATCAGGAGATGGTTTTCGGTCGGCGCAGGCCGCGGCGTGGTGTCGGTCAAGGTGGTTCCGGTAATGCGGGATGAGTCTGAACGGCGCCGACGACGGCGCGTTCGCCGGAGTCCAGCATACTTGCCCGCGCTTTCGACCCGCAAGTAACATGCAACGTACGTCCGACCGCGCTTCCAGCGGCGTTCGTCCCCCTTACTTCCGAGCATCGTTTCCTTGTCCCTTTCCGGTCTCATCACCGCGCTGGCCACGCCTTTCCAGGCCAATGGCGCATTGGATCCCGACGGTTGGCAGCGTCTGCTGCACCTGCAACTGGAGGGTGGCGTTCACGGGGTGGTGGTGGCCGGGTCGACCGGCGAGGCCGCGACCCTGTCCGATGACGAATATGACCAGCTGCTGCGCAGTGCGGTCAAAACCGTGGCCGGGCGGGTTCCGGTGCTGGCGGGTACCGGCCTGTCCGGAACCGCCAAAACGATCGAGCAGACCCGCCGGGCGGCGGCCAGCGGCGCGACCCACGCGCTGGTGGTGACCCCGCCGTACGTGCGCCCGACCCAGGCCGGGCTGATCGCCCACTATCGGGCGGTGGCCGACCAGGGCGGCCTGCCGGTGATCCTGTACAACGTGCCGGGCCGCACCGGCTGCGACATGCTGCCGGAAACGGTGGCCGAGCTGGCCGCGCACCCGAACATCGTGGGCATCAAGGAAGCGGTGGGCGATGTGGGCCGGGTCCAGGCGCTGCTGGCGCTGCGGTCGCCGACCTTTGCGATCCTCAGTGGCGATGACGGCACGGCCGCCCGTTCGATCCTGTCGGGGGTGGACGGGCTGATCTCGGTCGGCTCGAACGCGCTGCCGGGTGCCTACCGGCGCATGTGCGACCTGGCCGCGGCCGGCGAACGCGAGGCCACCGAGGCCTGGGACGCCCGGCTGGAGCCGTTCCATGAATTCTGCGGGGTGGAACCCAACCCCATCCCGGTGAAAGACCTGCTGCGCCGGATCGGCATCGGCCACGGCCTGCGCCTGCCGCTGCTGTCGTTGTCGGCCGCCCACCACGCCGCCGCCGAACACCTGGCCACCGACATCGGTGCGCTCGAAGCCCTTTCCAGCCACTGACATCAGTGGCCTGACCCAGGAGATTCACATGCGTCAATCCGTTTCCGCCATCCGCGTGCTGTCGTTCGCGATTCTGGCCACCGCCACCCTGGCAGGTGTCACCGGCTGCAAGCGCGGCGTCAAGGGCGACTACGCACTGGCGCCGGAAGTGCGCCCGCTGGAAATCCCGCCGGATCTGAACGCCCCGGGCGCGAGCCCGGCCGCGCAGGTGCCGGTGCTGGCCTCGCAGGCCGCCAAGCCGGCCTCGTCCCAGGCGCCGGCCGCCAACAATGCCGGTTTCACCGTCCCGGGCAGCAAGGACGAGGTGTTCGGCAAGGTCGGCACGGCGCTGGAGTCGGTTGAGGGCGTGAAGGTCGCCAGCAAGGCCCAGCTGCTGGGCTCCTACGACGTGGCCTTCGAAGGCAGCGATTTCCTGGTCCGCGTGGTCGC
This is a stretch of genomic DNA from Stenotrophomonas rhizophila. It encodes these proteins:
- a CDS encoding PhoH family protein, whose amino-acid sequence is MTRGKRIYVLDTNVLMHDPTALFKFEEHDVYLPMQVIEELDNGKKGTSEASRNARQVSRFLNELVQASGLDNLADGIPLQRPNGLQLRGKQSVGLLRFQTSHFDAGKSFGAVIPDNAILGAILALKEQVPEIPVVFVSKDINLRIKAAIAGIVSEDYENDRALDDFSLLYTGATELPEDFWKKHTDDLRSWSDKGRTSYEILAKDDEDWHPNQYAYLPGDDEVELRVAKVDGSGKVILSLVNDFRHGSHAVWGISARNREQNFALNALMDPEIDFVTLLGTAGTGKTLLALAAGLAQTMDQQRYREIIMTRATVSVGEDIGFLPGTEEEKMTPWMGALTDNLEVLTHTQEGGAWGRAATNDLIASRIKIRSLNFMRGRTFLSRYLILDEAQNLTPKQMKTLITRAGPGTKIVCLGNVEQIDTPYLTETTSGLTYAVDRFKNWPHSAHITLRRGERSRLADYASEVL
- a CDS encoding peroxiredoxin, producing MNNGDTLNSTTLALPLALSGGDHTTLGDLAGQWLVLYFYPKDSTPGCTTEGIDFNALLPAFKRAGARVFGVSRDSVKSHDNFCAKQGFAFPLVSDGDEALCSAFDVIKLKNMYGKQVRGIERSTFLISPDSRIVQSWRKVKVAGHAESVLEALKAAKAQ
- a CDS encoding glycine cleavage system protein R; translated protein: MTDTTPRPAPTENHLLINAYTTHPESPLLPVTRRIADSGCNLVDARLATVGRDVSVTALATGSWDSVAKLEAMLTRLEREEGLKLVWYRTGAKQAQSNLLPYIVEVIAADKPGILFQLADFFDRQGITIENLQSTRYRAMQTGAEMFSAQVTIGVPANMHIAALRDDFLEFCDHLNLDAIMDPMKF
- the thiD gene encoding bifunctional hydroxymethylpyrimidine kinase/phosphomethylpyrimidine kinase, with amino-acid sequence MSPSTPVSVLTIAGSDSGGGAGIQADLKAFAAHRVHGLSAIAALTAQNTRGVTAVHVPPLDFLQAQIDACFTDFDIHAVKLGMLANAEVIGLVADALEKHRPTHVVLDPVMVATSGARLLEDSALDALRTRLLPLATLLTPNTPEAELLLGRRIVSADDAEDAAIALLDLGAGAVLLKGGHMAEGARVIDRYFDGVTREEFSHARLPVDAHGTGCTLASAIAAQLCCGLSLPNACEAAIDYVARGLQGGYTPGRSEVLVLDHFGAARPA
- a CDS encoding alpha/beta hydrolase family protein; translation: MTRALAVPVQSDDGHRFELIGRVPAQPRAQLLWLPALGVSARNYQAFADALAACGISVFLHEWRGNGSSSLRPSRTQDWGYREILEQDLPASLAAVRLHGNVPLIIGGHSLGGQLACVFAGQHPDLFARFWLVATGTPFWRTFPAPRCWALPLVYRFLPWLAQRQGVLHGRRLGFGGTEARGLIRDWARVGLNNHYAGTGIHADLEGGMRRLRGQASAVVMADDWLAPPGSMQGLLVKLPQVVSTLSVLPAGALGTRADHFAWMKSPEAVVKALFHSFE
- the dapA gene encoding 4-hydroxy-tetrahydrodipicolinate synthase — protein: MSLSGLITALATPFQANGALDPDGWQRLLHLQLEGGVHGVVVAGSTGEAATLSDDEYDQLLRSAVKTVAGRVPVLAGTGLSGTAKTIEQTRRAAASGATHALVVTPPYVRPTQAGLIAHYRAVADQGGLPVILYNVPGRTGCDMLPETVAELAAHPNIVGIKEAVGDVGRVQALLALRSPTFAILSGDDGTAARSILSGVDGLISVGSNALPGAYRRMCDLAAAGEREATEAWDARLEPFHEFCGVEPNPIPVKDLLRRIGIGHGLRLPLLSLSAAHHAAAEHLATDIGALEALSSH
- a CDS encoding alpha/beta fold hydrolase, coding for MKRLLLLALAGAGLWLAACSSLTSSAASTSLSDRLVAPGGVSTLLDTARIAEAVEAVPNRHGFVTGRAGVPLFWRAFDPGRYGLRYHYLAQQHDNGEPLSTGLQLALPQPFQPQAPRGTVVLLHGWMMNGDSMLPWSLQLAESGYRVVTIDLRNHGHSGAGPSGYGTFESDDVIDVIDALQRRGEVVGPLYLFGVSYGAATALFTADKLGDRVTGVVAMESFANAGEAIRSMIPHLMSLQPTAWKAQAMAAYGRWRYGGQDINAVIAAASQRLDLDLDTVDVTRALADTRACVLLLHGQDDAHVRVDQGRALAAASPRVHYIEMRGEDHITLPLRLDLLGGVVDDWLAHDEHAGGSCPAPEIPREADRMAMSAVRAGDPIRS